One genomic region from Spirosoma sp. KCTC 42546 encodes:
- a CDS encoding RNA polymerase sigma factor produces MDEQQLWKSFQTGDEDAYTQLYQLHIRAMYRYGMSLVSASEAFVLDSIHDVFTEIWVKRSRLTTPDNVRSYLLKSLKTRIIHQLERKERPFQSLTETDFDTLWDEPNDLEILEELEAATSRQQRLQRLIAQLPPRQQEALKLRFVENMDYNQIGEVLSVNQQSAKNLVFRAVEKLRGWIVLPFLTFFHFF; encoded by the coding sequence GTGGACGAACAACAACTTTGGAAATCGTTTCAGACGGGTGATGAGGACGCCTATACGCAACTTTACCAGTTGCATATTCGGGCTATGTACCGCTATGGCATGAGTCTGGTGTCGGCATCCGAAGCCTTCGTGCTGGATTCTATCCATGATGTATTTACGGAAATCTGGGTAAAACGCTCGCGTCTGACTACCCCCGACAACGTTCGGTCTTACTTACTCAAATCCCTCAAAACCCGAATTATCCATCAGCTCGAGCGCAAAGAGCGCCCTTTCCAGTCGTTAACCGAAACCGACTTCGATACGCTCTGGGATGAACCAAACGATCTGGAAATTCTGGAAGAACTGGAAGCGGCCACCTCCCGCCAGCAACGTCTCCAGCGACTCATTGCCCAGTTGCCCCCGCGCCAACAGGAAGCCCTCAAATTGCGCTTTGTCGAAAATATGGATTACAACCAGATCGGGGAAGTATTATCAGTCAATCAGCAATCGGCTAAAAATCTGGTTTTTCGAGCCGTTGAGAAGCTTCGTGGCTGGATTGTTCTCCCCTTTTTAACTTTTTTCCATTTTTTTTAG
- a CDS encoding SusD/RagB family nutrient-binding outer membrane lipoprotein — MKKISFLFLGGLLLANVSCKESDFSEAYPNPAKIAETTVEKQFTGVLYANKDYVLPGYRYYFVTLRTSLNHYNQATGWVNSSGQYIPGSSGVEDVWYNYYNMLAQYRELQKVYASKTAEQQNDRKIFMLAAAVYVYDYTAKMVDLLGSIPFSAAGLLSTNGGDYLASSAKFDTAESIYTFLLDDLKRISTELNGITLNAGYQKSFQTQDFLNKGDVTAWKRYTNSLRLRLLNRVSDVDSFKSRSNTEMAEILGNATTYPIVETNAQNIQINVYDINTDINSKGFQDGLESAGWFGNTAGKAMIDNMNANNDPRLPILFEPGASAGGKYVGIDPTATEASQTALFNAGQVAIYNRFTLSRNQFFPGVLINAAQMNLIKAEYYLRTGNDAAAKTAYETGITQSVQFYNGILALTNATGITGSTIPTAATTASISAYIAGPGVSWSSATTSADKLKLIATQKWLHYNLVQPYENWSDLRRLDYPTLSFQVDNANNQTLPPVRWTIPGNEITYNATNYAAVKATDNLKTKIFWDVK; from the coding sequence ATGAAAAAAATATCTTTCCTGTTTTTAGGTGGGCTTCTCCTGGCAAATGTGTCCTGTAAGGAGTCTGATTTTTCGGAAGCCTATCCAAACCCTGCCAAGATTGCTGAGACAACCGTTGAAAAGCAGTTTACGGGCGTCCTGTATGCTAACAAAGATTATGTGCTTCCGGGCTATCGGTATTACTTTGTTACCCTGAGAACCTCCCTAAACCATTACAATCAGGCAACGGGCTGGGTTAATTCATCAGGCCAGTACATTCCGGGGTCGTCGGGCGTGGAAGACGTATGGTACAACTATTATAACATGCTGGCGCAGTATCGGGAACTGCAAAAAGTGTACGCATCGAAAACGGCAGAACAGCAGAACGACCGGAAAATATTCATGCTGGCAGCCGCGGTTTACGTGTATGATTACACAGCCAAGATGGTCGACTTGCTAGGCTCCATTCCGTTCAGTGCAGCTGGTTTATTAAGCACCAATGGGGGAGATTACCTGGCTTCCAGCGCCAAATTCGATACCGCCGAAAGTATCTATACATTCTTGCTGGATGATCTGAAGCGTATCTCGACCGAGTTGAACGGGATTACGTTGAACGCCGGTTACCAGAAATCGTTTCAGACGCAGGATTTCCTGAACAAAGGGGATGTAACAGCCTGGAAACGGTATACAAATTCGCTTCGTTTGCGGTTGTTGAACCGTGTTTCGGATGTGGACAGCTTCAAGTCGCGGTCGAATACCGAAATGGCTGAGATTCTGGGGAATGCAACAACTTACCCCATAGTTGAAACCAACGCGCAGAATATTCAGATCAACGTGTATGATATCAACACAGATATCAATTCGAAAGGATTCCAGGATGGTTTAGAGTCAGCGGGCTGGTTTGGTAATACAGCGGGTAAAGCGATGATCGACAATATGAATGCGAATAACGACCCCCGTTTACCTATCCTGTTTGAGCCAGGGGCTAGTGCAGGTGGAAAGTACGTTGGTATTGATCCTACAGCTACGGAAGCGTCTCAGACGGCCCTGTTTAATGCTGGCCAGGTTGCGATCTATAACCGCTTCACGTTAAGCCGTAATCAGTTCTTCCCAGGTGTGCTGATCAATGCTGCGCAAATGAACCTGATCAAAGCGGAGTATTATTTGAGAACGGGTAATGATGCTGCGGCAAAAACGGCTTACGAAACGGGAATTACGCAATCGGTTCAATTCTATAACGGAATTCTGGCACTGACCAACGCTACGGGTATTACAGGCTCTACGATCCCAACAGCGGCAACTACGGCTTCCATTTCGGCCTACATTGCTGGGCCGGGTGTAAGCTGGAGCAGCGCAACTACCAGTGCCGACAAGCTAAAGTTGATTGCTACCCAGAAATGGCTGCACTACAACCTTGTTCAGCCCTACGAAAACTGGTCAGACCTCCGCCGGCTGGATTATCCAACGTTGAGTTTCCAGGTTGATAACGCGAACAACCAAACATTACCTCCTGTTCGTTGGACGATTCCGGGTAATGAAATCACGTACAATGCAACCAATTATGCCGCTGTGAAAGCAACGGACAATCTGAAAACCAAGATTTTCTGGGATGTGAAATAA
- a CDS encoding SusC/RagA family TonB-linked outer membrane protein, whose product MAKDLLRLVILLLIISTPALAQSISGRVTASNDGQPLPGVSIVVKGSTSGTITDTDGKYTIAAAKNRVLVFSFIGYKTKEVAVENRATVDIVLDEDASSIDEVVVTALGIKREERALGYATAVVKNDALIKTASPNFATALYGKAPGVTINATPGGATSAVSISIRGLASITGNTQPLIVMDGIPIRNGEVRNNDYWGDQRIRGNGLLDLNPADIENISILKGASAAALYGSEAVNGVVLVTTKTGKGKKGLGVDFSASYSEDKIAYLPRYQNVRGPGYFKNYADGGQDANGFISYDTDGDGKGDTRGLLGATVNFGPKFDGQPVMAFDGVVRPYLPSNNSYANLFQAAHSANINLAISKATENSNLRFSYTRQDNGMISYGAKNEKNIMNLNASFNINPKLKTDLMVNYVNQYTHNRPYKVDRMINNFTGMMNRFESADWYFNKYQTSQGYKYVTGTNQSLTPAENIIRNGFKTDIGDYVWSTRANTYDEYSNRVIASVTQTWNILDNLSLRGRVGTDFTSERLEDKQRSDKPLAFGYSGSFSMSNNFYSNVYTDVLLNYTKKLNEDMTVSARGGYTANKTLNTLLQRSTNGGLSTENFFDVSASVNTANGSNTRDRYVRDAFLGTVNFDYKNFFFVEGTIRRDRTSTLAPGNNAFVYPSVNSSLVFSDLFRLPNAISYAKLRASWGIVGNYPAIYSANNAYNQGSLSLQQAGGSSVLYTNISSDYGNDKIRPEQKHEFEFGLEARLFRNRLGVDLSYYNAQIVDQILPLTIAASSGAKSVLANIGTLRNQGLELALNISPIRSTGTNGLNWDLTLNLAKNSNKVEKLTNNSTELLHADYDGNAAQLRSTVGQPMGDIYVHGILKNADGKNVVGPNGIYQLDGNNWIKAGNAMPKLTGGLLNNFSYKGFNLDVVVDFRYGGSIMPTGINWLTSRGLTEESLTAMDAEHGGLSYYIDANGKGVQTTASAGPGGQVVYHDGMLMDGVLPTGEANTNVVSQAVYYNSTYNWGGPQYSSSRYELYVKENTYVKMREISLGYRIPASITRKIGTQNLTLSVFGRNLFFIYRTIKDLDAEQTNVGTKWSDNINNAGNNPSFRTMGVMLRASF is encoded by the coding sequence ATGGCAAAAGATTTACTGAGGCTTGTTATCCTACTGTTGATAATAAGCACGCCCGCATTGGCTCAGTCGATTTCGGGTAGGGTTACTGCAAGCAATGATGGTCAGCCGTTACCAGGTGTCTCTATTGTGGTAAAAGGCAGCACGTCGGGTACCATTACAGATACGGACGGAAAATACACGATTGCCGCTGCCAAAAACAGAGTATTAGTCTTCTCGTTCATTGGCTACAAAACCAAGGAAGTTGCAGTCGAAAACAGAGCTACTGTTGACATCGTGCTGGACGAAGATGCTTCCTCAATTGATGAAGTTGTTGTAACGGCTCTGGGTATTAAACGGGAAGAGCGCGCATTAGGCTACGCTACGGCTGTTGTTAAGAATGATGCCCTGATTAAAACGGCATCACCAAACTTTGCCACGGCACTTTATGGTAAAGCTCCTGGTGTAACCATCAATGCTACGCCGGGTGGCGCAACCAGTGCTGTAAGTATCAGCATCCGGGGCCTGGCTTCCATTACTGGTAATACACAGCCACTGATCGTCATGGATGGTATCCCCATTCGGAATGGTGAAGTACGGAACAATGATTATTGGGGTGACCAGCGTATTCGTGGGAATGGCCTGCTTGACCTAAACCCGGCCGATATTGAAAACATCTCAATTCTCAAAGGTGCTTCGGCAGCTGCGCTTTACGGCTCCGAAGCGGTGAACGGCGTGGTCCTGGTGACTACCAAAACGGGTAAAGGCAAAAAAGGCCTGGGTGTAGATTTCAGCGCGAGCTATAGCGAAGATAAAATTGCCTATCTGCCACGTTATCAGAACGTAAGAGGTCCCGGCTACTTTAAAAATTATGCGGATGGTGGGCAGGATGCCAACGGATTCATCTCCTACGATACCGATGGTGACGGAAAAGGCGACACACGTGGATTGCTCGGGGCTACGGTCAACTTCGGCCCCAAGTTTGATGGCCAGCCGGTTATGGCCTTTGATGGAGTAGTTCGACCTTATTTACCCTCCAACAACAGTTACGCTAATTTATTCCAGGCTGCCCACAGTGCAAACATTAACCTGGCAATCTCGAAAGCAACGGAGAATTCAAACCTGCGCTTTTCGTACACACGCCAGGATAACGGAATGATTAGCTATGGCGCGAAAAACGAAAAGAACATCATGAACCTGAATGCCAGCTTTAATATCAACCCAAAGCTGAAAACGGATCTGATGGTTAACTACGTCAACCAGTATACGCATAACCGCCCCTACAAAGTGGATCGCATGATCAACAACTTTACGGGGATGATGAACCGGTTTGAATCGGCCGACTGGTATTTCAATAAATATCAGACGAGCCAGGGCTATAAGTACGTGACTGGAACGAACCAGAGCTTAACACCTGCCGAGAACATCATTCGGAATGGTTTCAAAACGGATATTGGTGATTACGTATGGAGCACCCGCGCCAACACTTACGATGAGTACAGCAACCGGGTAATCGCCAGCGTTACGCAGACCTGGAATATTCTGGACAACCTCTCGCTTCGTGGCCGGGTTGGAACGGACTTTACCTCGGAGCGGCTGGAAGATAAGCAACGTAGTGATAAGCCGTTGGCTTTTGGTTATTCCGGTTCCTTCTCGATGAGCAACAACTTCTACAGTAATGTCTATACAGACGTTCTGCTTAACTATACCAAGAAGTTGAACGAAGATATGACCGTTTCGGCCAGAGGTGGTTACACGGCCAACAAGACGCTGAATACATTACTACAACGGTCAACCAACGGTGGATTGAGTACCGAAAATTTCTTTGATGTCTCGGCTTCTGTCAACACCGCAAACGGTAGTAACACTCGTGACCGCTACGTTCGGGATGCCTTTTTGGGTACGGTAAACTTTGATTATAAAAACTTCTTCTTTGTTGAAGGGACGATCCGTCGTGACCGCACATCAACGCTGGCACCGGGTAATAATGCGTTCGTTTATCCGTCCGTAAACTCGAGCCTGGTGTTCAGTGATTTATTTAGACTGCCTAACGCTATCAGCTACGCTAAACTGCGGGCTTCGTGGGGTATTGTGGGTAACTATCCAGCTATCTACAGCGCCAACAATGCCTACAATCAGGGAAGCCTGAGCTTACAGCAGGCGGGTGGTAGCTCAGTTCTGTATACCAACATCAGCAGTGACTACGGCAATGACAAAATCCGCCCTGAGCAGAAACATGAGTTTGAATTCGGTTTGGAAGCCCGGCTTTTCAGAAATCGCCTGGGCGTCGATTTGTCTTATTACAATGCACAAATCGTCGATCAGATTCTGCCTTTAACCATTGCCGCCAGTTCGGGTGCCAAGTCGGTTCTGGCCAATATCGGTACGCTTAGAAACCAGGGTCTGGAACTGGCGTTGAACATCTCACCGATACGGAGCACAGGCACGAATGGGTTGAACTGGGATTTGACGTTGAACCTGGCTAAAAACAGCAACAAGGTAGAAAAACTGACCAACAATTCGACTGAACTGTTACACGCCGACTACGACGGTAATGCTGCTCAGTTACGCTCTACAGTTGGGCAGCCAATGGGTGATATTTACGTCCATGGTATCCTGAAAAATGCCGATGGCAAGAACGTAGTTGGCCCCAACGGTATCTATCAACTGGATGGAAACAACTGGATCAAGGCGGGCAATGCCATGCCGAAATTGACGGGTGGTTTGCTGAATAACTTTAGCTATAAAGGCTTTAATCTGGACGTAGTTGTTGACTTCCGCTACGGTGGCTCTATTATGCCAACAGGTATTAACTGGCTGACATCAAGGGGTCTGACGGAAGAAAGCCTTACGGCTATGGATGCTGAACACGGTGGTCTGAGCTATTATATCGATGCAAATGGCAAAGGTGTTCAGACGACGGCTTCTGCCGGACCAGGCGGCCAGGTAGTATACCACGATGGTATGTTGATGGACGGCGTACTGCCAACTGGCGAAGCCAATACCAACGTTGTTTCGCAGGCTGTTTATTACAACAGTACGTACAACTGGGGTGGTCCTCAGTACAGCAGTTCGCGCTATGAATTGTATGTGAAGGAAAACACCTACGTCAAAATGAGGGAGATCTCGTTAGGCTATCGGATTCCGGCCAGCATCACCCGTAAAATTGGCACGCAGAACCTGACCCTGTCCGTATTTGGTCGTAACCTGTTCTTTATCTACAGAACCATCAAAGACCTGGATGCTGAGCAAACCAACGTGGGTACGAAATGGTCGGATAACATCAATAACGCTGGTAACAACCCATCTTTCCGTACAATGGGTGTCATGTTACGTGCCAGCTTCTAA
- a CDS encoding FecR family protein: MRPAYETFSSADFLTDDSFVTHQLTPTPQSTVFWANWLDQHPHRYAHWQQAVDLLKAVRLGLDDYAQTQLSEEAIHALLSRIKQTNAQQETLIVEVPNRRWARMGWVAAACVLLALGVGFWFQLTNAVESPYEKHLTVLKHAFTETINTTTQPQSIHLADGSDVSLAPGSRLSFAADFGKQTRTVYLSGEATFEVTKNPHKPFLVYANEVVTKVLGTKFIVRAFEKETEVRVDVQSGQVSVYRDLAQAPQTTTASADTKGVLLLPNQQVVFSRQTEQFNKTLVDSPHILATVKKQSVHFSYDETPIARVFQDLKDAYGIDIRFNQEALVHCQLSASLEAESFEQKLDIICKTVGATYEILDGQVIVNGGNCQ, encoded by the coding sequence GTGCGACCCGCTTACGAGACCTTTTCATCCGCTGATTTTCTAACTGACGACTCGTTCGTTACGCATCAGCTTACGCCCACGCCCCAATCGACGGTCTTCTGGGCGAACTGGCTTGATCAACATCCGCATCGGTACGCACACTGGCAACAGGCCGTTGATTTACTAAAGGCCGTTCGCCTGGGTCTCGACGACTATGCCCAAACGCAGTTGTCGGAGGAGGCCATCCATGCGCTACTCAGTCGAATTAAACAGACGAATGCACAGCAGGAAACCCTGATCGTTGAGGTACCGAATCGTCGCTGGGCCAGGATGGGATGGGTTGCCGCAGCCTGTGTGCTTCTCGCGCTGGGAGTTGGTTTCTGGTTCCAACTGACGAATGCGGTAGAGTCTCCTTACGAAAAACACCTCACCGTACTTAAACATGCATTCACTGAAACGATAAATACGACAACGCAACCTCAGTCGATTCATCTGGCCGATGGCTCCGACGTTTCTCTGGCTCCCGGAAGTCGATTGAGTTTCGCAGCTGATTTTGGGAAGCAAACCCGAACCGTCTATTTGTCAGGCGAGGCTACGTTTGAGGTCACTAAAAATCCACACAAGCCCTTTTTGGTCTACGCAAACGAAGTGGTGACGAAAGTGCTGGGAACGAAGTTCATCGTTCGGGCATTCGAGAAAGAAACCGAAGTACGTGTTGACGTTCAATCCGGGCAGGTATCCGTTTACCGCGATCTGGCTCAAGCACCCCAAACGACAACTGCATCCGCTGATACCAAAGGCGTTTTGCTGCTGCCCAACCAGCAGGTTGTGTTCTCCCGGCAAACCGAGCAATTTAATAAGACCCTCGTCGATTCACCCCATATCCTGGCTACGGTAAAGAAGCAGTCGGTTCACTTTTCGTACGACGAAACGCCTATTGCTCGGGTGTTTCAGGATTTAAAAGACGCCTACGGAATCGACATTCGCTTCAATCAGGAAGCACTGGTCCATTGCCAGTTAAGTGCATCGCTGGAAGCCGAGTCATTCGAACAGAAGCTGGATATTATTTGCAAAACAGTTGGGGCCACCTACGAAATTCTGGATGGTCAGGTGATTGTGAACGGAGGAAATTGCCAGTAA
- a CDS encoding TonB-dependent receptor — MKITCVQALLAVLFMSASWATDVTAQELLDRRLSLTVRNENIKAVLRDIEKMADVKFSYSPQIVPAKRLVSFSMQNTTLREVLENLLSPLRVSYNVSGQQIILTRVPNDPSVGLTLPTPTEQPQTVLEPERVDRAVTGVVTDEKGEGLPGVSVLLKGTQTGSVTDINGRYSVNVPNSGGTLIFSFIGYVSQEVLIGNRSAIDIKLVTDIKSLNEVVVVGYGTQRKSDITGSVASVSSEALREVPVANLQQALQGRAAGLEIQQIGTKPGAGAQIRIRGERSINGSNDPLIVLDGIPFEGGNLNDINPNEVESVEVLKDASATAIYGSRGANGIILVTTKRGKAGPAKLTVNSYYGVSTVVRRYPVYNADQYRALRDISVFNGGYMLEELESIKTGRTTDWQDLMYKNGFISDNSLGLSGGTQDTQFSLAGGYFKQTTVLPGQDFTRYSLRATIDSRIGKRFKLGLNTLNTLGITNGDQFVNPMFNILSLSPLMPAYDANGGIVKAPAGNVDDQANTYSPLLLFNNNNNWVDRKRRLRTFNSLYAEFQIIDGLKYRLNLGLDYRQEQQAQFQGADSYFRVKMGNTASVNNIEGFGYTIENLLTYDKTIAKKHRISLTGLYSRQVDRTYNSYAKVDSIDQDFIQFYNLGQAKQSATNRPTLSGSESTWGLISYMLRVNYAYNDKYLLTITGRRDGSSRLANKWHNYPAVSLGWNIANEAFMNPIKVITNLKLRAGWGETSNQAVAPYSSLGGVTNTIANGNVNVPILYNYGTSIQSGYYVNAAPNTALDWEYTRTTNIGLDFGLFGNRLTGSVDYYNAQTYNILYGLALPSSSGIPGNFVTNIGKMENKGLEITLSSVNVRTQSGFTWSTDLNLFFNRNKLLSLNDGFVRNIPNGLHVGQPLSAIYDYDKLGIWQINEAAQAATFGQVPGQIKVRDISGPDGKPDGKIDADNDRTIIGSGQAKLQGGLTNRFTYKGFDFSFVAYARIGGTLVSGVHQPYAGYLAILDGRRNQLAVDYWTPTNPTNAFPMPSSQITPPNASNAWSTLGYYDASFVKIRSINLGYTVNTNVLSRLGARSVRVYVQAQNPFLLFSPYVKAGGVDPEPTGTGTNGFVQSGGNIPNRALTISLNTPPTRSFIVGVNLGF; from the coding sequence ATGAAAATTACCTGTGTACAAGCCTTGTTGGCGGTGCTGTTCATGAGTGCATCCTGGGCCACCGACGTAACGGCCCAGGAGCTACTGGATCGACGGCTCAGCCTGACTGTTCGAAACGAGAATATTAAAGCCGTTTTGCGGGATATTGAAAAAATGGCGGACGTCAAATTTTCGTATAGCCCGCAGATCGTACCGGCTAAACGCCTGGTGTCGTTCTCGATGCAGAACACAACCCTGCGGGAGGTACTGGAAAACCTGCTATCTCCGTTACGGGTGAGCTACAATGTATCGGGTCAGCAGATTATCCTGACCCGTGTCCCGAATGACCCTTCTGTAGGGCTCACTCTCCCCACGCCCACCGAACAGCCCCAGACTGTTCTGGAACCCGAACGGGTCGATCGGGCTGTAACCGGCGTAGTAACGGATGAGAAAGGTGAAGGGCTACCCGGTGTGAGCGTTTTGCTGAAGGGAACGCAGACCGGCAGTGTAACGGATATTAATGGCCGGTACTCAGTAAATGTGCCCAATAGTGGCGGCACGCTGATTTTTTCCTTCATTGGTTACGTGTCGCAGGAAGTGTTGATTGGTAATCGGTCAGCTATAGATATCAAATTAGTGACAGATATTAAGTCACTGAATGAGGTGGTGGTGGTCGGCTACGGTACACAGCGGAAGAGTGATATTACGGGTTCGGTAGCGTCGGTTAGCTCAGAAGCCCTGCGTGAAGTGCCCGTTGCCAACCTGCAACAAGCCCTTCAGGGGCGGGCTGCGGGGCTTGAAATTCAGCAGATTGGCACCAAACCGGGTGCGGGTGCACAGATTCGTATCCGGGGTGAACGCTCCATCAACGGCTCCAACGATCCACTGATCGTACTGGACGGAATTCCTTTTGAAGGCGGCAACCTGAATGACATTAACCCCAATGAAGTCGAATCGGTTGAAGTGCTGAAGGATGCCTCAGCGACTGCCATTTATGGTTCGCGCGGAGCCAACGGGATTATTCTCGTTACGACCAAACGCGGGAAGGCTGGCCCCGCCAAACTGACGGTTAACTCTTATTATGGCGTTAGCACCGTAGTCCGGCGATACCCCGTTTATAATGCCGATCAGTACCGTGCACTGCGGGACATTTCGGTCTTCAACGGTGGCTACATGCTCGAAGAACTGGAGTCAATCAAGACCGGACGCACCACAGACTGGCAGGATTTGATGTACAAAAACGGCTTTATCAGCGATAATAGTCTGGGTTTGTCGGGCGGCACGCAAGACACGCAGTTCTCGCTCGCGGGTGGTTATTTTAAGCAAACAACGGTGTTGCCCGGACAGGACTTTACCCGCTACTCCCTGCGCGCCACCATCGACTCCCGAATCGGTAAACGCTTTAAACTGGGCCTGAATACGCTGAACACCCTGGGCATTACCAACGGCGATCAGTTCGTAAACCCCATGTTCAACATCCTGTCGCTGAGCCCACTAATGCCCGCTTATGACGCCAATGGCGGTATCGTGAAAGCCCCGGCGGGTAACGTGGATGATCAGGCTAACACCTACAGCCCGTTGTTGCTATTCAACAACAACAATAACTGGGTTGACCGGAAACGTCGTCTCCGTACCTTCAACAGCCTGTATGCTGAATTTCAGATCATTGATGGATTAAAATACCGGTTGAATCTGGGTCTGGATTATCGGCAGGAGCAACAGGCTCAGTTTCAGGGAGCCGACAGCTATTTCCGGGTGAAAATGGGCAATACAGCCAGTGTCAATAACATCGAAGGCTTCGGCTATACCATTGAAAACCTGCTGACCTATGATAAAACCATTGCTAAAAAACACCGGATCAGCTTAACGGGCCTATACAGTCGGCAGGTTGACCGCACGTACAACAGCTACGCAAAAGTCGACTCGATTGACCAGGACTTCATCCAGTTCTATAACCTGGGTCAGGCGAAACAATCGGCAACAAATCGGCCAACACTAAGCGGGAGCGAATCAACCTGGGGGCTTATCTCCTACATGCTGCGGGTCAATTATGCCTACAATGATAAGTACCTGCTTACCATAACGGGACGTCGGGATGGGTCTTCGCGGCTGGCTAATAAATGGCACAACTACCCGGCGGTTTCGCTGGGTTGGAATATTGCCAACGAAGCCTTCATGAATCCCATTAAAGTAATTACCAACCTGAAACTACGGGCTGGCTGGGGCGAAACCTCGAATCAGGCCGTTGCCCCGTATTCCTCGTTGGGTGGGGTGACGAATACCATTGCGAACGGCAACGTGAACGTGCCAATTCTGTACAACTACGGCACCAGCATCCAGAGTGGCTATTATGTAAACGCAGCTCCCAACACTGCCCTGGATTGGGAATACACCCGCACAACGAACATCGGTCTGGATTTTGGTCTCTTTGGCAATCGCCTGACGGGTTCGGTTGACTACTACAATGCCCAAACGTACAACATTCTTTATGGTCTGGCCCTGCCGTCGTCGTCGGGAATTCCGGGCAATTTCGTGACCAACATCGGGAAGATGGAGAACAAGGGGCTGGAAATAACGTTGAGCAGTGTTAACGTTCGAACTCAAAGCGGCTTTACCTGGTCGACGGATCTGAACCTGTTCTTCAACCGGAATAAGTTACTGAGTCTGAACGATGGGTTTGTACGAAACATACCCAATGGTCTGCACGTAGGGCAACCACTCTCGGCGATTTATGATTACGATAAACTGGGGATCTGGCAGATCAACGAAGCCGCCCAGGCCGCTACATTTGGTCAGGTACCGGGTCAGATTAAAGTACGGGATATCAGCGGACCCGATGGCAAACCCGATGGCAAGATCGATGCCGACAACGACCGGACCATCATCGGGAGTGGCCAGGCTAAACTACAGGGAGGTCTCACCAACCGATTCACCTACAAAGGTTTCGACTTTTCATTCGTTGCCTACGCCCGTATCGGAGGCACGCTTGTCAGCGGTGTTCACCAGCCTTATGCGGGTTACCTGGCTATTCTGGATGGCCGTCGGAATCAGCTAGCTGTCGATTACTGGACACCAACGAATCCAACGAATGCGTTCCCGATGCCCTCGTCGCAAATAACACCACCTAACGCCAGCAATGCCTGGTCAACGCTGGGGTATTATGATGCATCATTCGTCAAAATCAGAAGCATCAATCTGGGCTATACGGTCAACACGAACGTACTGAGTCGGTTAGGCGCACGCTCTGTTCGGGTTTATGTGCAGGCGCAGAATCCATTTTTGCTGTTCTCGCCCTACGTCAAAGCGGGTGGCGTTGATCCAGAGCCGACCGGCACGGGTACCAATGGGTTTGTGCAGAGTGGCGGAAACATCCCGAACCGGGCGCTCACCATTTCGCTGAATACCCCGCCAACCCGCTCCTTCATCGTGGGTGTCAATCTTGGTTTCTAA